CTTTTGACCGATTTTCCCGAAATGACTATTGCTACTGATAATGTGGATAAGGAAATGATTGAAACTCCTCAACGTTGGAATATAAACTTTATCCGTCGGTTTATGATTATTTTTGGTTTGATAAGTTCAATCTTTGATTATCTCACTTTTGGAGTCCTTCTCTTTCTTCTTCACGCATCAACCGAACAATTTCGTACTGGTTGGTTTGTGAAATCGGTTGTATCAGCAGCACTTATTGTGCTTGTTATAAGGAGCCGTAGACCTTTCTTTAAAAGTTTGCCGGGAAGATATCTCTTGTTGGCAACCAGTTTAATTATGTTGCTAACCATTATCCTGCCTTGGTTGCCGATTGGGAAACTTTTTGGTTTTGTCGGTTTACCAATTTCTTTTATTTTTGTCTCATTTATTATACTGGCTCTTTATGTGATTACTGCCGAAATAACAAAATACCTTTTCTATCGAAAGATAAACAAAATTTGATATTATTACTTCTTATTGACTTTTCAATATTTTGTATTATATTTTATAAAATACAATATATTGATTATGAGATGTCCTAATTGTAATGTTGATAACGACCGGGTGATTGATTCGAGGCCGGTGTTGAATGGTGAGGCGATTAGAAGAAGGCGGGAGTGTTTGAATTGTGGCCAGCGGTTTACTACTTTTGAATATATTGAACAGATTCCGTTAATGGTAATAAAGTCGGATGGTCGAAGAGAGCCTTATAATCGAGAAAAATTAATTAAAGGAATTGTTTTGGCTTGTCGGAAGAGACCGATTTCTCAAGAGAAGATTCAGGAGATCGTTAATTTAATTGAAAAAGAAATGATTGATAATAATCAATTAGAAGTAGAATCCAAATATTTGGGCGAAAGGGTTTTAGATTATTTAAAAAGAATTGATGAGGTTGCTTATGTAAGATTTGCTTCGGTATATAAAAATTTTCAAAATATTGATGAATTTATTAAAGAAATTAAAAAGATGAAAAAGGAGGAAGAAGATGGCAAAAGTTAAAAATAGTATTATCTATGTTGAGAAAAAGGATAAGAGAAAAGAATTTTTTTCTCATAACAAAATTTTCCAAAGTATTTATAATGCTGGCTGCGAAGTTGGTCAGTTTGACAAAGAATTTTTTAAAAGATTAACAAAAGAGATTGTCAAATTATTAAGGAATGAAAACGGTGATAACGGGGTTATTGATACTGAAACGATTAGCGAAACAATAAAAAGAGTTTTGAGTCATTATGGTTATTACGAAATCCTTAAGGCTTATAATGATTTTTATAAGCGAAAACTATTTCTAAAAGAAACTGTCCAAACTGAATTTTCTTTTGTTAAAGAAGTAAAAGAGTCAACCGATTTTGCTTTATTTGTCCAAACTTCGCAAGAATTAATCGAAAAATGGGATAGAAATAAAATTGTCAAGGCATTAATTCGTGAGACCGCTTTAGATGAAGAGACAGCAAATACGATCGCTTTAGAAGTAGAGGATTTTATAAAAAAAGCCCAACCAAAGGTAATCACAAGTAATTTAATCCGAGAACTGGTCAATGCTAAATTAATTGAAAAAGGTTTGTTTGAAATTAGAAAGAGACATCAAAGATTAGGAATTCCTTTGTATGATGTTGAAAGGATTTTATTTTATCGAAATAAAGAGAACGCCAATACTCCTCATTGTCCTGAGGGGACCAATCTTACTTTAGCCGAAGCAATCAATAAACAGTATGCTTTAGAAGTTGTTTATAGTGCTGATGTTGCCGAAGCCCATATTCGTGGCGATATTCATATTCACGATTTAGGGTTTATCAACCGACCCTATTGTTCGGGGCAATCGGTAGAGTATGTGAAAAAATTTGGACTTTCTTTACCGGGTGCTTTATCTATTGCCAAACCTGCTAAACATCCGGAAACCCTTTTAGCCCATATGGTAAAATTTTCTGCTGCTTTACAAGGTCATTTTGCGGGTGCGATTGGTTGGGATGCGGTAAATATTTTTTTTGCTCCCTTTTTAGTAGGAATGTCCGATAAAGATTTATATCAACTTGCGCAAATGCTTATTTTTGAATATTCCCAACAAAATGTTGCTCGGGGAGGACAGGCAATATTTTCTGATTTAAATCTTTATTGGGAAATTCCCAAACATTTTGAAAATACACCGGCTATTGGTCCGGGTGGAGAGTATACTGGTAAAACTTACAAAGATTATTTAAAAGAAGCTCAAAGGTTTTTAAAAGCAATCTTTTATGTCTATTTAGATGGTGATGGTAGTGGTCGACCTTTCTTTTTCCCTAAGCCTCTTGTTCATATTACTGAAAGGTTTTTCCAAACGGAAGGTTATGAAGAGTTTTTATATTTAATTTCAGAAGTCGCGAGCGAAAAAGGAAATACCTATTTTGTTTTTGACCGGGGAGAAACCGCAAAAATTTCTGAATGTTGTCGCTTAGCTTTTAAATTAGATGAAAACGATCTAAAAGATGCTATGCAGCCTTGGAAAATGCGTTATTGTGCTCTTCAAAATGTTACTTTAAATTTACCAAGAATCGCTTATTTGGCTAATCATAATGATGAAATACTTTTTAACAAAATAAAAGAGTTTTTTGAATTAGCGATCAAAGCTCATATTCAAAAAAGGAATTTCTTAGAAAATCTATTAAGATTGAAAGATGAAGGACCTTTGGCTTTATTGGCAATGGAACGAGATGGAGAACCTTATCTAAGGATGTACCGAGTTACTTATCTCATTGGAATTCTGGGATTAAATGAGTTGGTCCAGTATCATTTAGGAAAAGAATTGGCAGAGGATGACGAAGCTTTTAAATTTGGTCTAAAAGTAATCGCTTATCTTAAATTCCTTTGTGATAGGTATTCTAAAATTTTTAATATGCGTTTTGTTTTGGAACAGACACCGGCCGAGAGTTGTGCCTATCGTCTTGCCAAGTTAGATATGGAATATTATCCCAACCAAGCAAAAATGGTTGTCAAGGGAAGTATTTCCAAGGATAGTGTTTACTATACTAATTCTACTTATTTAAATATCAGCGCACCAATTCCGCCAATGGAAAGAGTTTACAAAGAAGGTAAATTTCACGACCTAATTGAAGCCGGTGCTTTAACCCATATTTGGTTAGCCGATACCAAACCACCAAAAGAAAGTATTGCTAACTTTGTAATTAAAACCTTTCACTATACTCGAAACGCTCAAATTGCTTTTTCACCGGAGTTTACTACTTGTAATACCTGTTTAAAAACTTCTCGGGGATTACGTCAAGTTTGTCCTTATTGTCAATCCAAAAATGTGGACCACATAACCAGAGTAACCGGTTACTTTTCTCGGGTTTCTGCTTGGAATAAAGGCAAAAAACAGGAATTAAAAGATCGCTATAAGGGAGCAGAAATTATTTAAATAGCGAATAGCGTAAGATAAATCCCAAAAAAACAATCGAAATCATTGACATCAATTTAATTAAAATATTAAGAGAAGGACCAGCAGCATCTTTAAAGGGATCGCCGACAGTATCACCTACTACCGCGGCTTTATGAGCAGAAGAGCCTTTGCCGCCAAAATTTCCCTTTTCGATATATTTCTTGGCATTATCCCAAGAGGCACCAGCATTTGCCATCATTACCGCACAAACAAAACCAGCAGTTAAGGCACCCGCTAAAAGACCGCAAACTCCTTCGACTCCCAAAAAAATACCAACAAGAATTGGTGCGATAATTGCTAATAAAGCGGGCAAAATCATTTCTTTTTGGGCTGCTCTGGTACAGATACCTACCGCCTTGCCATAATCCGGTTTTGCTTTTCCTTCTAATAAACCGATAATTTCCCGAAATTGTCGTCTCACTTCTTCAACAATTTTCTGTGCTGCTCGGCCAACTGCTTTCATAATCAAAGAAGCAAAAGCATAAGGGAGCATTGCTCCCAAAAATAATCCGGCGATTAACCGAGGGTTTAAAAGAAATAAATCTAATATTTTTTTACCTTCGCTAACAATCTTTACTTCTTCGCGATAAGAAGCAATTAATGCTAAAGCAGTTAATGCTGCTGAACCAATAGCAAAACCTTTACCTGTCGCAGCTGTCGTATTCCCTAAAGCATCTAAAGCATCGGTTCTTTCTCTTACATAAGGTGGTTGGTGAGACATCTGGGCATTGCCACCAGCATTATCAGCTACCGGACCATAAGCATCGCTAGCCAACGTTATTCCTAAAGTAGAAAGCATACTAACTGCCGAAATTCCGATTCCGTAAAGTCCTAAAGAAAAATTATAAAAACCACCGCTTAAATAAAAACTACAGATTACTCCACAAGCAACAATAATTACAATCGCTAAAGTAGACAACATCCCTACTGAAATGCCTTCAATAATTACCGTTGCTGGCGAAGCTGTGGCTGCCGAGGCTAAACTACGAGTAGGTAAATAAGCATCGGAAGTAAAAAATTCAGTAAAGAAACCAATACCAATACCTACTAATAAACCAGCAAGAACTGCCCAATAAATATTTATATATTCATTGCCCAAAACTGATTTTACAGCAAAATAAGAGAATAAAGCAACAAGGAAAGTGGCTAAATAGATTCCTCTTCTTAAAGCACTGAGTAAAGCTAACTGATTTGCTTCTTCTCCTGTTCGGACAAGAAAATAACCAACAATCGAAGAAACGGTTCCAATTCCCGCAATAACGAGAGGTAATAACACTCCGTTCTCTTTTAATCCAGCAGCAACTGATAAAGCCATTGTTGCTACTATAGAGCCAACATAAGATTCATACAGATCGGCGCCCATTCCAGCAATATCACCAACATTATCGCCAACATTATCGGCAATTACTGCTGGATTTCTTGGATCATCTTCAGGAATTCCAGCTTCTACTTTTCCAACTAAATCAGCACCCACATCAGCAGCTTTTGTGTAAATTCCTCCACCAACCCTGGCAAAAAGTGCTTGAGAGGAAGCACCAATTCCGAATCCCAGCATAGTGGAGGTAATTTTTTCCATCCGAATTGTAATTTCTAAAGATTGATAGACTTTAGAAAGAATAAAATACCAAATCGCTAAATCTAATAAAGCAAGTCCGACGACCACTAAACCCATTACCATTCCGGCAGAAAAGGCGATCCTTAATCCAGCATTTAATGATCTTTTACAGGCATTAGTTGTTCTTGCTGAAGAACGAACACCGATTGACATTCCAATAAATCCTGATAAACCGGAGAAGAAGCCACCGGTGATAAAAGCAAAGGGAACAAATATCGGTAACATTTTATTTAAAGCCAAATAAAGCAATATAATGAAAAGAACTACGAAATAAATACTAACCACTTGATATTGTCTTTTTAAATAGGCGGTGGCACCTTCCTTTACGGCTTCGGCGATTTTGCGCATTTCGGGTTCGCCTTCGTTTTCTTTAAAGATTTTGAAAATTAAAAAAATTACAAATAAAATTGCGATAATTGAACTTATTGGTGCAAAATAGTACCAGGTATTCATAGTTTTTATTATAATAATTTATTGAATTTTTTGCAAATATTTTCTATAATTTGTTATGAAAATTTTCTTAATAATTTCATTTTTGTTTAATTTAGAATATCAAGAGTCTTCTAACGGTTTGGTTCCTCCTACCTTAGAAGGTGGCAGATTGGAAATAGAAATGGTTGACATTAATTTTGATGGCAATTTAGATTTAATTTCTATTGGTGACCATGGTTCTCCTTATATCAATACTGATCAACACGGCATTATGGTGTGGTTTGGCGATGGTCGAGGAAATTGGCAGGTTTATATGAATGGTGATTTTGGTTATGGAGGGATTGCCTATGGTGATGTGAATAATGATGGTTTTTTAGATGTTGGCTATGGGATGCATCACAATTATTCAAGGAATGATTTTGGTGACCAGTTATTAGAGGTGGCTTTGGGAGATGGAACAGGCAGAAATTGGATTCCTTGGGATGATAGTTTGGCAACCCATGGTCAAGATTGGGGAATGTTTTGTGTTGATTTTGCTGATGTTAATAATGATGGGCTTTTAGATATCGGTGCTAATTCTTTTGGTGCCGATGACGGAATTCATATTTATTTAAATTTGGGTAATGGAACTTGGCGAAGAAGTTTTGGTTTTATCGGTGGCAATTCCAATATGGATTTCGTCTTTGGTGATATTAATAAAGATGGTAATATAGATTTTGCGGTTGCTCATCAATATGGTAGTGTCTATTTTGGAGACGGAACTGGTAATTTTGTTTTAGCCCACCGTAATTTACCTTCTCCAGGGCTTGTTGGTTATTATAGTGTATCTTTAAGCGATGTAGATAATGACGGTGGTATGGATTTAGGATTTATTAATCCGCAAGGTGGTATTGAAGTTTGGATTTTTAATGAAGAAGGAGATAGTTGGGAAAATTTTTCTGGCAATTTACCATCTTCGGGTTCTTATCAGAGAATACAACTTTTTGATATGAATTGCGACGGTTTTATTGATGTTATTGCCCAAGGTAATGGAGTTTTGAAAATATATTTAGGTAATGGCAGAGGCAATTGGCAGGAAACAGTAACGATTAATACTCCCTCTCCGGGAACCGGACAAGAATTAAAAGTCGGTGGCGATTGTGACCATAATGGTTATCCGGATATAATTTTAGTAACGCGAGAAGGAACTTGGCCCAATTATCGAAATCGGGCAAGATTTTTTAAAGAGACATCAATACCAGAAAATTTAAATATCTTTCCAGTTTTTCCTAAAGGTTATGAAATATTTCAACCTAATTCAGTTAATTTTATTAGGTGGCTCTCGGCTGTACCCAATCATCCCCAAAACCCCTCTTTTGTAAAAATTGAGTTTTCTGCTAATGGATCTAATGGACCTTTTATTACTCTTACCGATTCTTTTCCTAATACTGGTTTTTATCAATGGCAAATTCCCAATATTATAAGTAATAACTGCTATCTTAAGTTTACTTTATTTACTGCCACCGATACTGTTTCGGCATTAACTAACCGACCTTTCGCCATAGGTATCACTAGCGATATTAAAGATTATAAAGATGGTAAAATAAAAAGGAAAAATTTTGAAACGGCAAAGACTTTTAATATTACAGGTCAAGAGGTTAAAAAAAATCAGAAAAAAGGAATATATTTTGTTAAGGAAAATAAAAAGTTTAAAAAATTGGTTATTATCAAATAAATTAAATATTGATTTTTAGACAATTTATTTTTAAAATTAAATTAAAATGCTAGAAGATTTTTTAAATATTTTCGGTAATTCGTTGCAATTCGGTTTTATTTATTTTAGTAAAGATGGGGTTATAAAATTTGTTAATAAAAGTTTTGTTAATCTTTCTCAACTGTCAGAAAGTGATTTGATTAATAAAAATTGGTCAGAAATAATTGCCGAAGAAGATAAAAGATGGGTAGAGGAATTTTTTCGGGAAAATAAAAATAGAAATTTCTCCTTAGATTTTCGTATTAGAAAAAATTCTTTGCCAATTCGTTGTTTTTTTTCTCCGATTGAAAAGGAGAAAGAATTGATAGGGTATGTACTCACTCTTTTCACCCTGGAGAAAGAAAAAGAATTAGAACGAGAGATTGCCATTTCAACAAATATCTATCATGAGATTATGGAAAATGCTATTGATGGAATTTGTATCTTAAAGGATAACAAAATTATTTTAGCTAATCGCCGTCTAGAAGAACTTACTGGCTATTCGGTTGAGGAACTTAAAGATATTAGTATTTTAGATTTGATTAGTTCACCTGATAAAGAGAAAATAGCTCTAATAATTGAAAAACCGGAGAATATCTTTTCTCCCCTTCATTTTGGAGTAAAAATCATTAATAAAAATAAATTTGAAATTGATACGGAATTGAGAATTGTACCAATAACAAAAAATGGTCTTAATTCTTTAATTTTCTTTTTCCGAGATATAACTTATTTAAAAGAACTGGAAAAATTAAAAACTGATTATTTTGCAATGGTCTCCCATGATTTAAGAAGTCCACTCACCACTATTAAAGAAGCTGCTACTATTTTACAAGAAATGGTGAAAGATAAATTACCTAAAGAAGGCGAAAAATTTTTCAGCATTATTTTTGAAGAATTAATACGCCTTTTTCATTTAATTGACAACTTGATTGAAGTTTCTCGTTTAGAGATGGGAAAAATAAAATTGAATTTCCAACCTACCGATATTCACCAATTAATAAATAAAGTAATAGAACGTTTTAATATTTTTATCCAAAAGAAAAATATCAAAATTGAAAAAAAATATCATTCCTATCCTATAAAAGCAGAAATTGACCCCGACCGTTTTTCTTCAGTGATTAGTAATCTTTTAGATAATGCTATTAAGTATTCGCCAGAAAATGGTAAAATCACTATTATGACACAAAAAGTTGATCCCAATTCGACAATTTTAAAAGAAAAAAAATTAAAGGCTAATCTTTCTTATTTATTGATAGGAATTACTAATGAAGGTCCTGCGATTCCTAAGGAATATCAAGAAAAGATTTTTGATAAATTCGAAAGAGTTGAATTAAAACCAGGAATAAAAGGGATCGGGTTAGGGTTAACAATTGTTAAAAATATTATTAAATTACATAAAGGAGAAATTTGGGTGGAAAGTAGCCCCGAGAAAGGAACAACTTTTTATTTTTTAATACCATTAACTCCAAAATAATATGGAAGAAAAGAAATATAAAATACTATTAGTAGAAGACGAAGAAAACTTAAGAGAACTTTTAAAATATCAATTAGAAAATGCTGGTTACCAAGTTATCACAGCAAGCGATGGTCTTGAGGCATTGGATCTTGCGAGAAAAAATAAGGTAGATCTAATTATTTTAGATTTGATGCTTCCAAAACTTGATGGTTATACGGTTTGTCGACTTTTAAAATTTAGTGAACAGTATCGAAAGATTCCGCTCATTATGGCAACTGCTCGAACAAATCCCGAAGACAAAGAACGTGGATTGGAAATGGGCGCTGATTTTTATTTAACAAAACCATTAAATAGTCAGGAATTATTGGAAAAAATTAAGGAGCTTCTAAAACCAAAAGAAATTCCTAAAGAAACTTAAACCCTTTCGCTTCCCGTTATACTTTTCTCTTTCTGATAGAAAAATTAGCAATCATTAAAAGACAATTAGAATAAAAAGTTTTTGGTATTTTACTGATTTTAACGGTAGAGATAGTTTTTGGGATAACAAAAAATAAAAAAGTAAAGAGAGAAAATACTTGTTGCAATTTAATTAAAAATAGTGAAAAATTCTTGAAAGAAAAAAAATTTTTATTACACTTATTAGGTAAAAAGGAGAAAATAATGTTTAATTTCAAAGAGAAAAGGATAATTATTACCGGTGCCGGTCAAGGGATTGGAAAAGCAATTGCTAAAAAGTTTGCAGAATTTGAAGCCTTTATTGCCGTTTGCGATATTAATGAGGAAAATGCTCAACTAACCGCTAAAGAGTTAGAAATCATTGGTGGCAGAAGTCTTCCTTATAAAGTAGATGTTAGCAATTATAAAGAAGTAAAAGAGGTAGTTAAAAAAATTGCTCAAGATTTTTCCGGTATTGATATTCTTATCAATAATGCCGGAATTGTCCGTGATATGCTTTTATTAAAAATGGAGGAAGAGGATTTTCAAAAAGTAATTGATGTGAATTTGAAAGGTACTTTTAATTTTACTAAAGCTGTCTTGCCTTATCTTTTAGAAAAGCGCTGGGGAAGAATTATAAATATTGCTTCTATAATTGGTGAAATGGGAAATGTCGGTCAAGCAAATTATGCGGCTGCGAAAGCAGGAATTATTGGTTTTACCAAAAGTGTCGCTAAAGAGGTTGCTAGTAAAAATATCACTGTGAATGCCATTGCTCCGGGTTTTATAGAAACGCCGATGACCGAGAATTTAAAACCAGAAATAAAAGAGAAATACTTATCATTAATTCCTTTAAAAAGATTTGGCAAACCGGAAGAAGTGGCTTATCTCTGCATATTTTTATGTAGCGAAATGGCCAGTTATATAACCGGCCAGGTTATCAGGATTGATGGCGGTCTTTTGATGGGATAATTTTAAAATTTATAGATATCAGAATTAAGTAGCAGAAACAGCTTTTTTACCTGGTTTAAGTTTGATAACTTCTCCCTTATATCTTATGCCCTTCCCCTTATATTTGTCGGGAGGCTTAATCTTTCTGATATTGGCGGCAACTTGCCCTACCAAATACTTATCAATTCCTTTTACTACAATTTCAGTTAAAGGAGTTTTAGGATCATCAGGATTAGGAGCCTGTCTAACATCTACTTCAATTCCTTTGGGAATAGGAAAATCTACCGGATGAGAAAAACCAACAAAAAGTTGAATACCTTCTTTTGTTTTTTGTACCCGATAACCTTGTCCTCTGACTTCTAATATTTTCTCAAATCCCTTTGTCACACCGACTATCATATTATTTATCAAAGCCCACATTAATCCTCGGAATTTTTTTGCCTTAGGAGATTTTTCTTTTACTTTAATTTGGTTATCTTCTAAAATAACATCCACTTGTGGATGGATTTTCATACTCAACTGTCCCAAAGGACCCCAAACATAAATTTCGTTGTCTTTCAATTCTAATTTTACATTTGTTGGTATCGTTATTGGTCGTTTACCAACTGGCATAGTATAAATTATATTAAAAATTATTTTAAAGTCAAATAAATAAAAACGCATTAAAATGTGTTTATCAGGGAAAGGTTAATAAAGATCTTTAAATAAAAAGAATCATAAAATTGGCAACTATTAACACTCTTTTGGAAAGCCTAAATCCTTAAGATTAACTATTGAAACTTGATTCCCAGTTGTACATGGTTTTTAACTAAATATTATTAACTTCGTTTTATAATAAAAAAGTAACCTTAAGTTTTTTACGTTATTTATATATGGGGAAAAGAAAATATTTTACTAAAGTCAAAGTATAAAGTAGGAATATTAATTAAGAAAGGGATAATAATTAAGTAAGACTGCGACGTTTTGAGACCATTCAATAGGATTGGGAAGATTAGAATATTAGCAAATATTGAAAATTTAGAAAAAAGATCTATTAAAAAGATAAATTAAAGATAGAAATAGTTAACACAGAAATTTTTTATTTAATATTTAAATAAGTTCCTTTTTGCTTATATTGTTTCTTCGGCTCTACTTTTATAAAACAAGGGGATTTTATTTTTTGTTAAAAAGGAACTGGATGGTAGAGAGTGTAAAAAATTAGAGAAAAAATGAATAGGTAAAATTGCCGATTTCATCTTTTCATTCCCAATTGATTATTTTGTTGAATAATCAGTAGCAGAATTATTTTGGAAATCGGATAACAATATAACTTAATATATAAACTTCTATAATCTCCTAGCAATTTTTGTAGCAATAGATTTTGTTCTATTTATCTTCTGAAAATAGGATTGGTATCTAAATCTATGAAATAACTTTTTATCTTCTTAATAAAATATTCCTTTTAAGATGCTAACTATTGCTTTTCTTTCATAAAAGATGAAGAAATGTTCTAAACTATTATTTCGGATTATTAAACTTCTAATTATTTATTAATCTATTGGCGGTGTTCTCTCAATTAATTAGGAGTAAATTATATTCTTGATAAAAGACTATAAAGAATATTTGGATAACTTAAGACTTTTACCTGATATTCTTTTTCATTTTCTTTAAAATCCATAACATAAGTTTTTTGATAAACTTCTTTTAAAAGATATCCTTTTTCTTTGGGAATTTTTAAGGTTTTTCTTTTTAAGAATTTTCTTATTCTTTTTTTTATTAGATTTTTTAAAGAATTTAAGTTTATTTCTTTTAAAGCGGAAATAAAAATAGCATTAGGATATTCCCTTTTTAATCTCTGTAATTGGATTTTTTCGAAAAGAAGGTCAATCTTATTAAAAACCAACACAATTTTTTCCTCTTCGCAGCCAATTTCTTTCAAAGTTTCTTTTACCACGTTAATTTTTTCTACTAAATTTTCTGAAGTAGCATCAACTAAATGAATTATTAAATCACTTCTTTTAATATCCTCTAAGGTGGCATGGAAAGCAGAAATTAATTGAGGAGGCAAATTTTTGATAAAACCTACCGTATCGGTAATCAAAATTTTAATATTAGGAAAAATTTCAAAAGCTTTTGTGTTTGCATCTAAAGTAGCAAAAAGTTCATCAGAAATATAAACATTTTCTTTGGTTAGCGCTTTGAAGAGCGTTGATTTTCCTGAATTGGTATAACCGGCTAAAGCAATTTTAAAAAAATATTCTCTCTGGGCTCTTTGAATTTCTTTGGTTTTTTTTAGTTTTTCCAAATTTTTCTTTAAAAGATAAATTCTTTCTTTAATTTTTCTTTTATCAATTTCTAATTGTTTTTCACCAGGCCCTCGTGTTCCAATTCCACCACCTAATTGAGAAAGAGTTTTACCTTTACCGGTAAGCATTGTCAATTGATAAGAAAGTTGTGCTAGTTCTACCTGTAACATTGCTTCAGCAGTTCGGGCATGCCGAGCAAAAATATCTAAAATTAAAGCTCTTCGATCAATCGTACGGACATTAACTATTTCCTCAATGTTTCTTATCTGGGAAGGGGTTAATTGGTTATCAAAAATTAATAAATCAATTTTATGTTGTTGACAGATTCGTTTTAATTCCTCTATTTTACCTTTTCCTAACAATGTTTTGGGCGAAGGATTCCTCTTTATTTGGATAAAACTACCAACAACTTCTCCACCAGCCGTTTCGGTAAGAGCTTTTAATTCTTCTAAATCATTAATTTTTTGGTATTTTTCTCGCTCATTTCTTATCAGGGCAATTAAGATTACCCTTTCTTTCATAGATTTCTTAGAGAATGAGATATTCTTTGAATAAAGGTCCCTAAGTTGCCGATTATTAAAATTACCAACAGATAAGCAAAATATTTCTTTAACAAAAAAGAGCCGATTATTAAAAATAACATTCTTGTTGGTCTTTCAAATATTCCTATTTTACATTCGATTCCCACCCCTTCTGCTCGAGCACGAGCATAACTTACAAAAAGAGAAGAGGCAAAAGCCAGAAAGGGAAGAAAGGCAACTTTAGAATTTTGATAATAAAGAAAAAGACCAAAGAAAATGAAAAATTCAGTCAAGCGATCAATAATCGAATCTAAAAAAGCACCCCTTTTAGTTACTTTTTCTCTTTTTCGCGCAAGTTCTCCATCGATAGTATCGGCTAAAGCAATTAAGATAAGAAAAATTCCTGCCTTTAAAAAATTTCCTTGGAAATAAAAATAACTAGCAAAAATAGAAAAAAAGAGTCCACTTAAAGTAATAAAGGTAGGAGATATTTTTAGATAGACTAAAAA
This genomic stretch from candidate division WOR-3 bacterium harbors:
- a CDS encoding VCBS repeat-containing protein, yielding MKIFLIISFLFNLEYQESSNGLVPPTLEGGRLEIEMVDINFDGNLDLISIGDHGSPYINTDQHGIMVWFGDGRGNWQVYMNGDFGYGGIAYGDVNNDGFLDVGYGMHHNYSRNDFGDQLLEVALGDGTGRNWIPWDDSLATHGQDWGMFCVDFADVNNDGLLDIGANSFGADDGIHIYLNLGNGTWRRSFGFIGGNSNMDFVFGDINKDGNIDFAVAHQYGSVYFGDGTGNFVLAHRNLPSPGLVGYYSVSLSDVDNDGGMDLGFINPQGGIEVWIFNEEGDSWENFSGNLPSSGSYQRIQLFDMNCDGFIDVIAQGNGVLKIYLGNGRGNWQETVTINTPSPGTGQELKVGGDCDHNGYPDIILVTREGTWPNYRNRARFFKETSIPENLNIFPVFPKGYEIFQPNSVNFIRWLSAVPNHPQNPSFVKIEFSANGSNGPFITLTDSFPNTGFYQWQIPNIISNNCYLKFTLFTATDTVSALTNRPFAIGITSDIKDYKDGKIKRKNFETAKTFNITGQEVKKNQKKGIYFVKENKKFKKLVIIK
- the nrdD gene encoding anaerobic ribonucleoside-triphosphate reductase codes for the protein MAKVKNSIIYVEKKDKRKEFFSHNKIFQSIYNAGCEVGQFDKEFFKRLTKEIVKLLRNENGDNGVIDTETISETIKRVLSHYGYYEILKAYNDFYKRKLFLKETVQTEFSFVKEVKESTDFALFVQTSQELIEKWDRNKIVKALIRETALDEETANTIALEVEDFIKKAQPKVITSNLIRELVNAKLIEKGLFEIRKRHQRLGIPLYDVERILFYRNKENANTPHCPEGTNLTLAEAINKQYALEVVYSADVAEAHIRGDIHIHDLGFINRPYCSGQSVEYVKKFGLSLPGALSIAKPAKHPETLLAHMVKFSAALQGHFAGAIGWDAVNIFFAPFLVGMSDKDLYQLAQMLIFEYSQQNVARGGQAIFSDLNLYWEIPKHFENTPAIGPGGEYTGKTYKDYLKEAQRFLKAIFYVYLDGDGSGRPFFFPKPLVHITERFFQTEGYEEFLYLISEVASEKGNTYFVFDRGETAKISECCRLAFKLDENDLKDAMQPWKMRYCALQNVTLNLPRIAYLANHNDEILFNKIKEFFELAIKAHIQKRNFLENLLRLKDEGPLALLAMERDGEPYLRMYRVTYLIGILGLNELVQYHLGKELAEDDEAFKFGLKVIAYLKFLCDRYSKIFNMRFVLEQTPAESCAYRLAKLDMEYYPNQAKMVVKGSISKDSVYYTNSTYLNISAPIPPMERVYKEGKFHDLIEAGALTHIWLADTKPPKESIANFVIKTFHYTRNAQIAFSPEFTTCNTCLKTSRGLRQVCPYCQSKNVDHITRVTGYFSRVSAWNKGKKQELKDRYKGAEII
- the nrdR gene encoding transcriptional regulator NrdR; its protein translation is MRCPNCNVDNDRVIDSRPVLNGEAIRRRRECLNCGQRFTTFEYIEQIPLMVIKSDGRREPYNREKLIKGIVLACRKRPISQEKIQEIVNLIEKEMIDNNQLEVESKYLGERVLDYLKRIDEVAYVRFASVYKNFQNIDEFIKEIKKMKKEEEDGKS
- a CDS encoding sodium-translocating pyrophosphatase; translation: MNTWYYFAPISSIIAILFVIFLIFKIFKENEGEPEMRKIAEAVKEGATAYLKRQYQVVSIYFVVLFIILLYLALNKMLPIFVPFAFITGGFFSGLSGFIGMSIGVRSSARTTNACKRSLNAGLRIAFSAGMVMGLVVVGLALLDLAIWYFILSKVYQSLEITIRMEKITSTMLGFGIGASSQALFARVGGGIYTKAADVGADLVGKVEAGIPEDDPRNPAVIADNVGDNVGDIAGMGADLYESYVGSIVATMALSVAAGLKENGVLLPLVIAGIGTVSSIVGYFLVRTGEEANQLALLSALRRGIYLATFLVALFSYFAVKSVLGNEYINIYWAVLAGLLVGIGIGFFTEFFTSDAYLPTRSLASAATASPATVIIEGISVGMLSTLAIVIIVACGVICSFYLSGGFYNFSLGLYGIGISAVSMLSTLGITLASDAYGPVADNAGGNAQMSHQPPYVRERTDALDALGNTTAATGKGFAIGSAALTALALIASYREEVKIVSEGKKILDLFLLNPRLIAGLFLGAMLPYAFASLIMKAVGRAAQKIVEEVRRQFREIIGLLEGKAKPDYGKAVGICTRAAQKEMILPALLAIIAPILVGIFLGVEGVCGLLAGALTAGFVCAVMMANAGASWDNAKKYIEKGNFGGKGSSAHKAAVVGDTVGDPFKDAAGPSLNILIKLMSMISIVFLGFILRYSLFK